In Cotesia glomerata isolate CgM1 linkage group LG1, MPM_Cglom_v2.3, whole genome shotgun sequence, one genomic interval encodes:
- the LOC123275101 gene encoding probable allantoicase — MSANKFKFSELTELISESNGGKIIFATDDWFAVAENLLKDEEPVWQEEAYTEFGKWMDGWETRRRRSAGHDWAIIALGHRSIVKGFYVDTGYFTGNHAPRFSIQAARLAENEISSFPIRNSQLGTAASMEARMQISRLKSENWTTIVPQTELQPGYEATRRQNFNSTSTEQWTHLRLNLFPDGGIARLRAYGLIIPQFKPREFAVRIDLVAQQNGGVCEEYSNAHYGHPRNLIKSGNSSSMKDGWETARRLDRPPIIQIDDSGILQFSGSEWAIFRLGYVGTVDTIEVDTAHFRGNFPDSVKVEGTLAPDVTSKSLNWKTILPTQKLSPNRLHVYTSITWPGPVSHIRIIISPDGGISRFRFWGHPENENFKDN; from the exons ATGAGTGCAAACaagttcaaattttcagaGCTGACTGAGCTAATTTCTGAATCG aatggtggtaaaattattttcgcaACAGACGATTGGTTTGCTGTAGCAGAAAATCTTTTGAAG GACGAAGAACCAGTGTGGCAAGAAGAAGCTTACACGGAATTCGGAAAATGGATGGACGGGTGGGAAACCCGAAGAAGAAGAAGTGCTGGCCATGATTGGGCGATAATTGCATTAGGACATCGGTCTATTGTCAAGGGTTTTTACGTCGACACTGGATACTTTACAGGAAATCACGCTCCGAGGTTTTCTATCCAAGCTGCGCGATTGGCAGAAAATg aaatttctTCATTTCCGATAAGAAACAGTCAGCTGGGAACTGCGGCTTCAATGGAAGCTAGGATGCAAATATCGCGCTTGAAATCTGAg aattGGACGACAATAGTCCCGCAAACTGAACTGCAACCAGGGTACGAAGCGACCCGGcgacaaaatttcaattcaacCTCGACAGAGCAATGGACTCACCTGCGTCTGAATCTTTTCCCCGATGGAGGAATCGCGAGACTTCGCGCCTACGGTTTAATTATCCCGCAATTTAAGCCCAGAGAATTCGCGGTACGAATCGATCTGGTGGCTCAACAGAATGGAGGAGTCTGCGAAGAGTACAGCAATGCGCACTACGGTCACCCGCGGAATTTGATAAAGTCCGGAAATTCCTCGAGTATGAAGGATGGATGGGAAACTGCGAGGCGGCTCGACAGACCGCCAATTATTCAGATAGACGACTCCGGAATTCTCCAA TTTTCTGGAAGTGAATGGGCGATATTCAGGCTCGGTTACGTCGGAACTGTAGACACTATCGAGGTTGACACGGCGCATTTCAGAGGCAACTTTCCTGACAGCGTCAAAGTCGAGGGAACATTGGCTCCAGATGTTACCAGCAAGAGTCTGAATTGGAAGACCATTCTACCAACCCAAAAa CTGAGCCCCAACCGCTTGCACGTTTACACCTCAATCACATGGCCAGGGCCAGTGAGCCACATCCGGATAATCATCAGCCCAGACGGCGGAATCTCGCGGTTCAGATTCTGGGGGCATcctgaaaatgaaaattttaaagataattaa